In Myxococcales bacterium, the following proteins share a genomic window:
- a CDS encoding PAS domain-containing protein encodes MDGQNTHAVFNKGPVVVFRWRNEAGWPVEYVSDNVREVLGYDAEAFRTQALSYGDIVMPDDAPRVASEVAEASTRGLVSFEHEPYRVRHGDGSARWLHDFTHVIRDAHGQATHFVGYIFDITRRIEAEAEARELERRLLHAQKLESLGLLAGGIAHDFNNVLTGMLGQLGLARRLVPEASAPVLAYLDQLEQLAEHAAGLTNQLLAYSGKGSFVVEPIDLNALLAEMAGMIKVVVSRPEAIVHLLAPSCRHRRRSHAASASGN; translated from the coding sequence ATGGACGGACAAAATACGCACGCAGTTTTTAATAAGGGGCCGGTCGTCGTCTTTCGCTGGCGCAACGAAGCCGGCTGGCCGGTTGAATACGTCTCCGACAACGTGCGCGAGGTCTTAGGCTACGACGCCGAGGCCTTCCGGACGCAAGCGCTAAGCTATGGCGACATTGTGATGCCCGACGACGCGCCGCGCGTAGCCTCCGAAGTGGCGGAGGCGTCGACGCGGGGGCTCGTCAGCTTCGAACACGAGCCTTACCGCGTTCGCCACGGCGACGGGTCGGCGCGCTGGCTGCACGACTTCACGCATGTCATTCGCGACGCGCACGGCCAGGCCACCCACTTCGTTGGCTATATCTTCGACATCACGCGCCGCATCGAGGCAGAGGCCGAGGCGCGTGAGCTCGAACGCAGGTTGCTGCATGCACAAAAGCTGGAGAGCCTGGGCCTCTTGGCGGGTGGCATCGCGCACGATTTCAATAACGTGTTGACCGGGATGCTGGGCCAGCTCGGCCTGGCGCGCAGGCTCGTGCCCGAGGCCTCGGCGCCGGTCCTGGCGTATCTTGATCAGCTCGAGCAGTTGGCCGAGCACGCGGCGGGGTTGACCAACCAGCTGCTGGCATATTCGGGCAAGGGCAGCTTCGTGGTCGAACCGATCGATCTCAATGCCCTGCTAGCCGAGATGGCGGGCATGATTAAGGTCGTCGTCAGCCGCCCCGAGGCCATCGTGCATTTGTTGGCGCCGAGCTGCCGCCATCGTCGCCGATCGCACGCAGCTTCAGCAAGTGGTAATTAA
- a CDS encoding NAD-dependent epimerase/dehydratase family protein produces MSQKIVITGMAGRFGRVVTERLHRQLGLRLVGLDRRPFPERPKDVELISVDLRSSRARDVFRHGDVAAVIHLGIMHDPRAAASEVYSWNIGGTTKLLDYCLAYKVPKFVLLSSANVYGPRHDNPQFLTEDAPLLASQRFPQMRDLVEIDHLVSTFFWKAQTVETVILRPVHILGSIHNAPSNYLRLNPAPVLLGFDPMLQCLHQEDAAEAVARAIAPGTRGIYNIVGPGELPLSVIFRELGHKTIAVPHLLAGALWSAAFRLGISNYPVAEFDFIRYICMVDGSRAERELGFRARKSLRETICSVLARHVSVGGGRADGRTKYARSF; encoded by the coding sequence GTGAGCCAAAAAATTGTCATCACCGGCATGGCGGGCCGTTTTGGTCGCGTCGTCACCGAACGCCTGCATCGCCAACTTGGGCTACGGCTGGTCGGCCTCGATAGGCGGCCGTTTCCCGAGCGCCCCAAGGACGTCGAGCTCATCTCGGTCGATCTGCGCTCAAGCCGCGCCCGCGACGTCTTTCGCCACGGTGACGTCGCGGCGGTGATTCACCTCGGCATCATGCATGATCCCAGGGCCGCGGCGAGCGAGGTCTATTCGTGGAATATCGGCGGCACCACCAAGCTGCTCGATTATTGCCTGGCCTACAAGGTCCCTAAATTTGTCCTGCTCTCGAGCGCCAACGTCTACGGCCCGCGGCACGACAACCCGCAGTTTCTCACCGAAGACGCGCCCCTGCTCGCCTCGCAGCGGTTTCCGCAAATGCGCGACCTGGTCGAAATCGATCACCTCGTGTCGACGTTTTTTTGGAAGGCGCAGACGGTTGAGACCGTGATCTTACGGCCGGTGCACATCTTGGGCAGCATCCACAACGCGCCCTCGAACTACCTGCGGCTTAACCCCGCGCCGGTGCTGCTTGGCTTTGATCCCATGTTGCAATGCCTGCACCAGGAGGATGCGGCCGAGGCGGTGGCGCGCGCGATCGCGCCCGGCACGCGCGGCATCTACAACATCGTCGGCCCGGGCGAGTTGCCGCTCTCGGTCATTTTTCGCGAGCTGGGGCACAAGACCATCGCGGTGCCGCACCTGCTCGCCGGCGCGCTGTGGAGCGCGGCGTTTCGCCTCGGCATCTCGAACTACCCGGTCGCCGAGTTCGATTTTATTCGCTACATTTGCATGGTGGATGGTTCGCGCGCCGAAAGAGAGCTTGGCTTTCGCGCGCGCAAGAGCTTGCGCGAGACCATTTGCTCCGTGCTGGCGCGGCACGTGAGCGTAGGTGGAGGGCGGGCCGATGGACGGACAAAATACGCACGCAGTTTTTAA
- a CDS encoding LD-carboxypeptidase: MLTNAPLIAPPPLAPGQILAIAAPAGPVSPERLRLGLTHLNAFRLAMRPDIERKAGYLAGDDQLRIDEFNAYLRDPDVRAIMMARGGYGLMRILPHLDEAAFRADPKPIIGFSDGTALHAWVMACGYQAIHGPVVTQLGGLDAASVNRLLQVMTTPEAAPPIALQEAQADASGIVVGGNLSLLCHLMGTPWQVAMAERLVFLEDVGEAPYRIDRMLTQLSLAGALHACYGLVAGDFTRCGDNASDDDGRAANALLRAAAAAAATPFACGLPVGHGQRNQAFYVGARGEIRVDKRQLAFVTG, from the coding sequence GTGCTTACCAATGCCCCGCTGATCGCCCCCCCGCCGCTCGCGCCAGGGCAGATCCTAGCAATCGCGGCGCCCGCCGGCCCGGTGTCACCCGAAAGACTTCGCTTGGGTTTGACCCATCTCAACGCGTTTCGGCTCGCAATGCGACCCGACATCGAGCGCAAGGCAGGATATCTCGCGGGCGATGATCAGCTGCGTATTGACGAATTTAACGCTTATCTGCGCGATCCAGACGTCCGCGCCATCATGATGGCACGCGGTGGCTATGGCCTAATGCGCATCTTGCCGCATCTTGACGAGGCGGCGTTTCGCGCCGATCCCAAACCCATCATCGGTTTTTCCGACGGCACCGCGCTACATGCTTGGGTGATGGCCTGCGGCTATCAAGCCATCCACGGCCCCGTGGTCACGCAACTGGGCGGGCTTGATGCCGCGAGCGTGAATCGCTTGCTGCAAGTAATGACAACGCCCGAGGCGGCCCCGCCGATCGCGCTGCAAGAGGCGCAGGCCGACGCCAGCGGCATCGTCGTAGGCGGCAATCTCTCGCTGCTTTGCCATCTCATGGGGACCCCATGGCAGGTCGCTATGGCGGAACGCTTGGTGTTTTTAGAAGACGTCGGTGAAGCGCCCTATCGCATCGATCGCATGCTAACGCAGCTAAGTCTGGCGGGGGCGCTGCACGCCTGCTACGGCCTCGTTGCGGGCGATTTCACGCGCTGTGGCGATAACGCAAGCGACGACGATGGTCGCGCGGCGAACGCGCTGCTGCGCGCCGCCGCCGCGGCCGCCGCAACGCCCTTCGCTTGCGGGCTGCCGGTGGGGCATGGCCAACGCAACCAGGCGTTTTACGTCGGGGCGCGCGGCGAGATTCGCGTCGACAAACGCCAGCTCGCGTTTGTGACAGGCTGA
- a CDS encoding DUF3467 domain-containing protein yields the protein MTDEPRRPSAPGPKLQLQMDDQVATGTYANLVLVNHSENEFILDFAFLQPNTGRARVASRIISSPKHTKRLAAALQKNIERYEERFGAIELSDQDEPPVVH from the coding sequence ATGACCGACGAACCCCGCCGCCCGTCCGCTCCCGGTCCCAAGTTGCAGCTGCAAATGGACGACCAGGTCGCGACCGGCACCTATGCGAATCTCGTACTCGTAAATCACTCCGAAAACGAATTCATCCTCGACTTTGCCTTCTTGCAGCCAAACACGGGCCGCGCCCGCGTCGCCTCGCGCATCATCTCATCACCCAAACACACCAAACGCCTCGCCGCCGCGCTGCAAAAAAACATCGAGCGCTACGAAGAGCGCTTCGGCGCGATCGAACTCTCCGACCAGGACGAGCCTCCGGTGGTTCACTAG
- a CDS encoding AarF/ABC1/UbiB kinase family protein translates to MALLLATLLALAPVRADGRRNVSEFDANVLVHITEDSLRPVREAMPSINFPPRSQIVNELAAGFRVLPEAAQARVLAQARLVRGNLAALDHAIFSQLLPSEQLLRKEIAAHLPDDMFMPPAPGQAAIIDKALLVDVIARGVLALPRIEQVALIVAIRAERGNVGGILRVALAGLGPGFVKLGQLLGNRPGLLSDDIRREVAKLSSEAPAAPFVDIVDQLDKALERNPAARAQRVRGRRLVDTLFASINSKPLGVGSLGQIHLATLPDGRVVIIKILKPGASRALRRNLDTLTQLVEGRPDAAGFRSIIDSFREVSEAEVDYGLERAATMDLGPIMARLGITVPRIYSALSGDDVLVQEIAVGAPIIDASLSPAERRQLAPRILAAAVFTVLVTGRFHGDLHKGNIFAGHDATGALGLTFIDWGMTLRISIMERIQFVRGLLATALRSEGALMRIYGVPRQHRQRAKALIATEFAKPGNAFSRLQGALVVVQGHGGTLPPNLIHAARTLMLAPGVATQPASEWG, encoded by the coding sequence ATGGCGTTGCTTTTGGCGACGCTGCTTGCGCTGGCGCCAGTCCGGGCGGACGGCCGTCGCAACGTCTCGGAATTTGACGCCAACGTGCTCGTCCACATTACCGAAGATTCACTGCGTCCGGTGCGGGAGGCCATGCCCAGCATCAACTTTCCCCCTCGCTCACAAATTGTCAACGAATTAGCCGCAGGCTTTCGCGTCCTACCCGAGGCAGCGCAGGCGCGCGTGCTCGCACAAGCTCGCTTAGTTCGCGGCAACCTCGCGGCGCTCGATCACGCAATTTTCAGTCAATTGCTGCCATCCGAGCAGCTTCTGCGCAAAGAAATTGCCGCTCATCTACCCGACGACATGTTTATGCCGCCGGCGCCTGGGCAGGCGGCCATCATCGACAAGGCCCTGCTCGTCGACGTGATCGCGCGCGGCGTGCTCGCGCTACCGCGCATCGAGCAGGTTGCGCTGATCGTGGCCATTCGCGCCGAGCGCGGCAACGTCGGCGGCATCTTGCGCGTGGCGCTGGCGGGGCTTGGCCCGGGCTTCGTCAAGCTTGGCCAATTGCTCGGCAATCGCCCCGGCTTGCTCAGCGATGACATTCGCCGCGAGGTCGCCAAGCTTTCAAGCGAGGCGCCAGCCGCTCCATTTGTTGACATCGTGGATCAACTCGACAAGGCCCTCGAACGCAACCCCGCGGCGCGCGCGCAGCGCGTTCGTGGACGCCGGCTGGTCGACACGTTGTTTGCTTCCATCAATTCCAAGCCGCTCGGCGTCGGCTCGTTGGGCCAAATCCATCTCGCGACGCTGCCAGATGGTCGCGTCGTTATCATCAAGATTCTCAAGCCTGGCGCCAGCCGCGCGCTGCGGCGAAACCTCGACACGCTGACCCAGCTCGTCGAAGGTCGCCCGGACGCCGCGGGCTTTAGGTCCATCATCGATAGCTTTCGCGAGGTGAGCGAGGCCGAGGTTGATTACGGACTCGAGCGCGCCGCGACGATGGATTTGGGGCCTATCATGGCGCGTCTGGGCATCACGGTACCGCGCATCTATTCGGCCTTGTCCGGTGATGACGTCTTGGTGCAAGAAATTGCGGTGGGCGCCCCCATCATCGACGCCTCGTTGTCGCCCGCGGAGCGGCGGCAACTTGCGCCGCGCATCCTTGCGGCCGCCGTTTTCACCGTGCTCGTCACCGGGCGGTTTCACGGCGACCTCCACAAGGGCAACATCTTTGCCGGCCACGACGCCACCGGCGCGCTGGGGCTTACGTTCATCGACTGGGGCATGACGCTCCGCATTTCAATCATGGAGCGCATCCAATTCGTGCGCGGCCTATTGGCGACCGCGCTGCGCAGCGAAGGCGCCCTGATGCGGATCTACGGCGTACCGCGCCAACACCGCCAACGTGCCAAGGCGCTCATTGCCACAGAATTTGCCAAACCAGGCAATGCGTTTTCACGCCTACAGGGGGCGCTTGTCGTCGTGCAAGGTCACGGCGGCACGCTGCCGCCCAACCTTATTCATGCGGCGCGAACGCTCATGCTCGCGCCAGGCGTCGCAACCCAACCCGCCTCGGAATGGGGCTGA
- the ruvX gene encoding Holliday junction resolvase RuvX — MRALGLDVGSKTIGVAVSDELGIAAHPLCVISRRGTEADARAIAELATAERAEALVVGMPFELSGKEGPRAARVRVFIAALRAISILPMFEQDERFSTVEAERLLISGGVKRGKRAAVIDKQAAAIILQAWLARAKP, encoded by the coding sequence ATGCGTGCGCTCGGCCTTGATGTTGGTAGCAAGACCATCGGCGTCGCCGTCTCTGACGAGCTTGGGATCGCAGCGCATCCGCTCTGCGTGATCTCGCGCCGCGGGACAGAGGCTGACGCGCGCGCGATCGCCGAGCTCGCCACGGCCGAACGTGCTGAGGCGTTGGTGGTCGGCATGCCTTTCGAGCTTTCGGGTAAGGAGGGTCCGCGTGCCGCCCGCGTGCGGGTGTTTATCGCCGCCTTGCGCGCGATTTCAATCCTGCCGATGTTTGAGCAAGACGAGCGCTTTTCGACCGTCGAAGCCGAACGCTTGCTGATCAGCGGCGGCGTCAAGCGCGGCAAGCGCGCCGCGGTGATCGACAAGCAGGCGGCCGCCATTATCCTGCAAGCGTGGCTCGCGCGTGCTAAGCCCTAA
- the mltG gene encoding endolytic transglycosylase MltG, translated as MAKSSFKTALWIVLATLALAVGVAGVLGFRALQYPHVAHAGTGKPVVVEVTPDMSFTGIAAALHAEGVVTQPRLFRVYGMYRGATRKVRAGRYELADNLTPKQVLDVLVAGVKEKTVKVTLPEGKHMLEYFDIIEAAGVGKRSELQALAQDPTFLKTLQIDAVSIEGYLFPDTYDFPLNQPAEKILQRLVARYRVVWSEVAAAAGPALAETQRRMGWDAHQLLTMASLVEKEAVLPSEQARIAQVFYNRLTSDTFVSKRLETDPTIRYGCMVGSPGATSCKNWKITDRLRTLQLRDATNTYNTYQHAGLPPGPICSPGRGAMLAAMQPDGSGFFYFVGRNDGSHVFSKTFAEHSAAVDKYQR; from the coding sequence GTGGCGAAATCGTCGTTTAAGACGGCACTATGGATCGTCTTGGCAACCTTGGCCCTGGCCGTCGGGGTGGCGGGCGTGCTTGGGTTTCGCGCGCTGCAATACCCCCACGTTGCCCACGCCGGTACCGGCAAGCCCGTCGTCGTCGAGGTCACGCCCGACATGTCGTTTACCGGCATCGCGGCCGCGCTACACGCCGAGGGCGTCGTCACGCAGCCGCGCCTGTTTCGGGTCTACGGCATGTATCGCGGCGCCACCCGCAAGGTGCGCGCCGGGCGCTATGAACTGGCCGATAACCTAACGCCCAAGCAAGTGCTCGATGTACTGGTGGCCGGCGTCAAGGAAAAGACGGTCAAGGTGACGCTGCCCGAAGGCAAGCACATGCTGGAGTACTTCGACATCATCGAAGCCGCAGGCGTTGGTAAACGCAGCGAGCTCCAAGCGCTGGCGCAAGACCCAACGTTTCTTAAAACCCTGCAGATCGATGCCGTAAGCATCGAGGGCTATCTCTTCCCCGATACCTATGATTTTCCGCTCAATCAGCCGGCGGAAAAGATCTTACAACGCCTAGTGGCACGGTATCGCGTCGTGTGGAGCGAGGTAGCGGCGGCGGCGGGCCCCGCGCTGGCGGAGACGCAACGGCGCATGGGGTGGGATGCGCACCAGCTCCTGACCATGGCCTCGCTGGTCGAGAAAGAGGCCGTATTACCAAGCGAGCAAGCGCGCATTGCGCAGGTTTTTTACAATCGTTTGACTAGCGATACGTTTGTTTCCAAGCGACTCGAGACCGACCCCACCATCCGCTATGGGTGCATGGTTGGTTCACCCGGCGCGACGTCATGCAAAAATTGGAAAATTACCGATCGCTTGCGCACCTTGCAGTTGCGCGACGCCACCAATACCTACAATACGTACCAGCACGCGGGCTTGCCACCTGGACCGATTTGCAGTCCTGGCCGGGGCGCCATGCTCGCCGCGATGCAGCCCGATGGCAGCGGCTTTTTCTACTTCGTTGGTCGCAACGACGGTTCGCACGTGTTTTCAAAAACGTTTGCCGAGCACAGCGCGGCGGTGGACAAATACCAGCGGTAG
- a CDS encoding serine protein kinase has protein sequence MGLVREIAALQNYETYKELTWEGGFDDYLEVVRKQPGVTRTAYQRLYDMVLSHGTEEYVDNKKKLVRYKFFQSGSNGKDEVFGLDVPLMRLMNVFKSAAQGYGTERRIILLHGPVGSAKSTIVRLLKKGIENYSRTKDGALYSYFWTLPGPLSELAGGSDTFICPMHDEPLRLIPREWRAEALAKLGLGHLNIEGDVNPACRLIFKELMRHYQGDFEKVMSHVRVRRLVLSEQDRIGIGTFQPKDEKNQDSTELTGDINYRKIAVFGADSDPLAFNFDGKVNVANHGIIEFVEILKVDVAFLYDLLGATQERKIKPKKFAQTDIDEVIIGHTNEAEYKKLLSNEFMEALRDRTVKVDIPYITRVSEEVKIYARDFTKERVGKHIAPHTLYVAALWAVLTRLEDPKKPNLSLLQKAKLYDGKSLPGFTQDNIKELRKEANREGLDGISPRYIQDKISNALVSEKGDGGAINPFMVLNELESGLRSHSLIGSDEVRKRYGALLSLVKQEYDDIVKNEVQRAISADEELIMRLCANYIDNIKAYTQREKVKNPYTGQDEEPDERLMRSIEEKIDIPDSRKDDFRREIMNYIGALAIEGRTFDYKTNERLHKALEAKLFEDQKDSIKLTSLVSNVVDRDTQAKIDVVKQRLITNFGYDESSATDVLNYVASIFARGDVKKEG, from the coding sequence ATGGGGCTTGTACGTGAAATCGCGGCGTTGCAAAACTACGAAACCTACAAGGAGCTGACGTGGGAAGGCGGCTTTGACGACTACCTCGAAGTCGTTCGCAAACAGCCCGGCGTGACGCGCACCGCGTATCAACGCCTTTACGACATGGTGCTTTCGCACGGCACCGAAGAGTACGTCGACAACAAGAAAAAGCTCGTGCGCTACAAGTTCTTCCAGAGCGGCAGCAACGGCAAGGACGAGGTCTTTGGCCTCGATGTGCCGCTGATGCGGCTGATGAATGTGTTTAAGAGCGCGGCGCAGGGCTATGGCACCGAGCGGCGCATTATCTTATTGCATGGCCCGGTCGGCTCGGCGAAGTCGACGATCGTGCGCCTGCTTAAGAAGGGCATCGAGAACTATTCGCGCACCAAAGACGGCGCGCTGTATTCATACTTTTGGACGCTGCCTGGTCCGCTGTCAGAGTTGGCCGGCGGCAGCGACACCTTTATTTGCCCCATGCACGATGAGCCGCTTCGGCTAATTCCGCGCGAATGGCGCGCCGAGGCCTTGGCCAAGCTAGGCTTGGGCCACCTCAACATTGAAGGCGACGTCAATCCCGCCTGCCGCCTGATCTTTAAAGAGCTGATGCGGCACTATCAGGGCGATTTTGAAAAAGTAATGAGCCACGTGCGCGTACGCCGCCTCGTGCTGTCTGAGCAAGATCGCATCGGCATCGGCACGTTCCAGCCCAAGGACGAAAAGAACCAGGATTCGACCGAACTGACGGGCGACATCAACTATCGCAAGATTGCGGTATTCGGCGCCGACTCTGACCCGCTCGCATTTAACTTCGACGGCAAGGTCAACGTCGCTAACCACGGGATCATCGAGTTTGTCGAAATCCTCAAGGTCGATGTCGCCTTTCTCTACGATTTGCTCGGCGCGACGCAAGAGCGCAAGATCAAGCCCAAGAAGTTCGCGCAGACCGACATCGACGAGGTGATCATTGGCCACACCAACGAGGCCGAGTACAAGAAGCTGCTCTCCAACGAATTCATGGAAGCGCTGCGCGACCGCACGGTGAAGGTCGACATCCCGTACATCACGCGGGTTTCGGAAGAAGTGAAAATCTACGCCCGCGACTTCACCAAGGAACGAGTTGGCAAGCACATCGCGCCGCACACGCTGTATGTCGCCGCGCTGTGGGCCGTGTTAACGCGCCTCGAAGATCCCAAGAAGCCAAACCTGTCGCTGTTGCAAAAGGCCAAGCTGTACGACGGCAAGAGCCTGCCCGGTTTTACGCAAGACAATATCAAGGAGTTGCGCAAGGAGGCCAACCGCGAAGGCCTCGACGGCATCTCGCCGCGCTATATCCAGGATAAGATTTCCAACGCGCTGGTCTCAGAGAAGGGCGACGGTGGCGCGATTAACCCGTTTATGGTGCTCAACGAGCTCGAGAGCGGGCTGCGCAGCCATTCGCTCATTGGCAGTGATGAGGTACGCAAGCGCTACGGCGCGCTGCTGTCGCTGGTAAAGCAGGAGTACGACGATATCGTCAAGAACGAAGTCCAGCGCGCCATTTCCGCCGATGAAGAACTCATCATGCGGCTGTGCGCCAATTACATCGACAATATCAAGGCGTACACCCAGCGCGAAAAGGTGAAGAACCCGTACACCGGGCAAGATGAAGAGCCAGATGAACGACTCATGCGGTCGATCGAGGAGAAGATCGACATCCCGGACTCCCGCAAGGATGATTTTCGCCGCGAGATCATGAACTACATCGGCGCCTTGGCCATCGAAGGCCGTACGTTTGACTACAAGACCAATGAACGCCTGCACAAGGCGCTCGAGGCCAAGCTGTTCGAAGACCAAAAAGATTCGATCAAGCTGACCAGCTTGGTCAGCAATGTCGTCGACCGCGATACCCAGGCCAAGATCGACGTCGTCAAGCAGCGCCTTATCACCAACTTTGGCTATGACGAGAGCTCGGCGACAGATGTCCTTAACTACGTGGCTTCAATTTTTGCGCGAGGCGACGTCAAGAAGGAGGGCTAA
- a CDS encoding DUF444 family protein: MSQRIDLDHGRFREIIRGKIKENLRKYVSQGEMIARKGNDTVSVPIPQVDLPRFRFGSKEQQGVGQGDGKVGQGLGDGDPQDGDGHGEASDRPGEHMLDVDLSVAELAEILGEELALPRIEPKGNAKISTYKDKYSGIRSTGPESLRHFRRTYKQALRRQVGSSTYDGKNPVIIPIRDDRRYRSWKREMLPQSTAVIIYMMDVSGSMGDEQKEIVRIESFWLDTWLRSQYKGIESRYIIHDALAKEVDRDTFFRTRESGGTMISSAYKLCAKMIEDDYPVDQWNIYPFHFSDGDNWSVDDTAVCVSLLRDELLAKVNMFGYGQVESPYGSGQFLKDLNEQFGADERVVTSEIKSKDAILDSIKDFLGKGK; encoded by the coding sequence ATGAGCCAGCGCATCGACCTCGACCATGGCCGCTTTCGCGAGATCATTCGCGGCAAGATCAAAGAGAACCTGCGCAAGTATGTGTCGCAGGGCGAGATGATCGCGCGCAAGGGCAACGACACGGTGTCGGTGCCGATTCCGCAGGTCGACTTGCCCCGCTTTCGCTTCGGCAGCAAAGAGCAACAGGGCGTCGGGCAAGGCGATGGCAAGGTGGGGCAGGGCCTGGGCGACGGCGATCCGCAGGATGGCGACGGCCACGGCGAGGCCAGCGACCGGCCGGGCGAGCACATGCTCGATGTGGATCTGTCTGTCGCCGAGCTCGCCGAGATCTTAGGCGAAGAGCTCGCCTTGCCGCGCATTGAGCCTAAGGGCAACGCCAAGATCTCGACGTACAAGGACAAGTATTCGGGGATTCGCAGCACCGGCCCCGAGTCGCTACGGCACTTCCGGCGCACCTATAAGCAGGCGCTGCGCCGCCAAGTCGGCAGCAGCACCTATGACGGCAAGAACCCGGTCATCATTCCCATTCGCGACGACCGCCGCTACCGCTCGTGGAAGCGCGAGATGCTGCCGCAATCGACCGCGGTCATCATTTATATGATGGACGTCTCGGGCTCGATGGGCGATGAGCAAAAAGAGATCGTGCGCATCGAGAGCTTCTGGCTCGATACGTGGCTTAGGTCGCAATACAAGGGCATCGAAAGCCGCTACATCATTCACGACGCGCTGGCCAAGGAGGTCGACCGCGACACGTTCTTTCGCACCCGCGAGTCGGGCGGCACGATGATTTCGAGCGCGTACAAGTTGTGCGCGAAAATGATCGAGGACGATTACCCGGTCGATCAATGGAATATTTATCCTTTCCATTTTTCCGATGGCGACAATTGGTCGGTCGACGACACCGCGGTGTGCGTCTCGCTCTTGCGCGATGAGCTCTTGGCGAAGGTCAACATGTTTGGCTATGGGCAGGTCGAATCGCCCTACGGTTCGGGGCAGTTTCTCAAGGATCTTAACGAGCAATTTGGCGCCGACGAGCGCGTCGTGACCTCGGAGATCAAGAGCAAGGACGCGATCTTAGATTCCATTAAGGATTTTCTGGGGAAGGGGAAATAG
- a CDS encoding SpoVR family protein, with the protein MTRLHQLPPYLREIQESVEQHARDFGLDFFQISYEVLDYKTMNEVAAYGGFPTRYPHWRFGMDYEQLSKSYEWGMSKIYEMVINTNPSYAYLLEGNSTVEQKTVMAHVCAHVDFFKHNFFFGKTNRKMVDAMANHASLVRRHMAAVGQDEVENFLDVALSLENLIDPMSVYLVGRPSDKSVAPSGGSDDSRMPAKNYMDKFINPPEYLEAQRKKQAEAKQKQKHRFPERPQRDVLWFLIQHAPLDEWQRHCLEIVRDEAYYFAPQAMTKIMNEGWASYWHSKILTEKALLSSEIIDYAEANAGVMATSPGRLNPYKLGVELYRNIESRWNKGQFGKEWDECDSMDQKRGWDKKLGLGKQKIFEVRKLYNDVTFIDEFFTLEFCIENKFYTTGYHEKNAEWQIVSREFAQVKEQLLRSLTNRGQPVIVVEDGNLDNRGELLLKHVHDGVDLDQAKLRETLRNVYRLWTRPVLLWTIVEGKAKVFRCEGDAFSEKSA; encoded by the coding sequence GTGACCAGGCTGCACCAACTCCCGCCCTATCTGCGCGAGATCCAAGAGAGCGTCGAACAACACGCGCGCGACTTTGGTCTGGATTTTTTTCAGATCTCGTATGAGGTGCTCGACTACAAGACCATGAACGAGGTGGCGGCCTATGGGGGCTTTCCCACCCGCTACCCGCACTGGCGCTTTGGCATGGACTACGAACAGCTCAGCAAGAGCTACGAGTGGGGCATGTCGAAGATCTACGAGATGGTGATTAATACCAATCCCTCGTACGCTTATCTCTTGGAAGGGAACTCGACCGTTGAGCAGAAGACCGTGATGGCGCACGTGTGCGCGCATGTCGATTTCTTTAAGCACAACTTTTTCTTTGGCAAGACCAACCGTAAAATGGTCGATGCGATGGCCAACCACGCCTCGCTGGTGAGGCGGCACATGGCAGCCGTCGGCCAGGATGAGGTCGAGAATTTCCTCGACGTTGCGCTCTCGCTCGAAAATCTCATCGACCCGATGTCGGTTTATCTCGTGGGCCGCCCGAGCGACAAGAGCGTGGCGCCAAGCGGGGGCTCCGATGATTCGCGCATGCCGGCGAAGAATTACATGGACAAATTCATCAACCCGCCCGAGTACCTTGAGGCGCAGCGCAAGAAGCAAGCGGAGGCCAAGCAGAAGCAGAAGCACCGCTTTCCCGAGCGCCCGCAGCGCGACGTGTTGTGGTTCTTGATCCAGCACGCGCCGCTCGATGAGTGGCAGCGGCATTGTCTGGAGATCGTGCGCGATGAGGCCTACTACTTCGCGCCGCAGGCGATGACCAAGATTATGAACGAGGGCTGGGCGAGTTACTGGCACTCCAAGATTCTGACTGAGAAGGCGTTGCTGAGTTCGGAGATCATCGACTACGCCGAGGCCAACGCCGGCGTCATGGCAACTTCGCCGGGTAGGCTTAATCCCTACAAGCTGGGTGTCGAGCTCTATCGCAACATCGAGTCGCGGTGGAACAAGGGGCAGTTTGGCAAGGAGTGGGACGAATGCGACTCGATGGACCAAAAGCGTGGGTGGGATAAGAAGCTGGGCCTTGGCAAGCAAAAAATCTTCGAGGTGCGCAAGCTATATAACGACGTCACATTCATCGACGAGTTTTTTACGCTCGAGTTCTGTATCGAAAACAAGTTTTACACCACCGGCTATCACGAAAAGAACGCCGAGTGGCAGATCGTCAGCCGGGAGTTCGCGCAGGTGAAAGAGCAATTGTTGCGCTCACTTACCAATCGCGGCCAGCCGGTGATCGTGGTCGAAGATGGCAACCTCGATAACCGCGGCGAGCTCTTATTGAAGCACGTGCACGACGGCGTCGATCTCGACCAGGCCAAGCTGCGCGAGACGCTGCGCAACGTGTATCGCCTGTGGACCCGGCCGGTGTTGCTGTGGACCATCGTCGAAGGCAAGGCCAAGGTGTTTCGCTGCGAAGGCGACGCGTTTAGCGAAAAGTCGGCTTAA